From a single Stackebrandtia endophytica genomic region:
- a CDS encoding DUF4333 domain-containing protein: MIPTKGLVMTSRRLVALPLGIAALATMALSACSAEAGFTVTGDELADNAAGALEEQIGQRPELDCGSEDIILTEGKEVPCTLTDPTTGSEYDTTVTITKVDGTEYEIQVQVADEPKGGDSASASDDPASDDPASSDDEAGLEVAATDLATAAADALEEQVGQRPTIDCGELNITIYEGRTTYCDLIDDAAGEIYEVTLTITTIEGTNFEFDVAVASEPK, from the coding sequence ATGATCCCAACGAAAGGCCTCGTCATGACCAGCCGCAGACTCGTCGCCCTGCCACTCGGCATTGCCGCACTCGCCACCATGGCGTTGTCGGCGTGCTCGGCGGAGGCCGGATTCACCGTCACCGGTGACGAACTCGCGGATAACGCGGCGGGCGCGCTGGAGGAGCAGATTGGGCAGCGCCCCGAGCTCGATTGCGGTAGCGAGGACATCATCCTCACCGAGGGTAAGGAGGTGCCGTGCACCCTGACCGATCCCACCACCGGGTCGGAGTACGACACCACGGTCACCATCACCAAGGTCGACGGCACCGAGTACGAGATTCAGGTCCAGGTGGCCGATGAGCCCAAGGGCGGCGACTCCGCCAGCGCATCGGATGACCCGGCATCGGACGACCCGGCATCGTCCGATGACGAGGCCGGTCTCGAAGTCGCCGCCACCGACTTGGCGACCGCGGCCGCCGACGCGTTGGAGGAGCAGGTCGGTCAGCGTCCCACCATCGACTGCGGTGAGCTCAACATCACCATCTACGAGGGCCGTACGACCTACTGCGACCTCATCGACGACGCCGCCGGTGAAATCTACGAGGTGACCCTCACGATCACCACGATCGAGGGCACCAACTTCGAGTTCGACGTGGCGGTCGCCTCCGAACCGAAGTAG
- a CDS encoding uridine kinase, with protein sequence MADLELLTRLRRLIVHRKPPDRPLIVGITGVDTAGKSRLATSLDRLLTDSGGSTQLIHVDDFHRPHSERVRPDLPEPQQFYRYSIDFPRLCRDLLEPIRRHRRVDVRLRLLDHYTDTWSIDRGYHVEPATVVVLEGIFLLRPEVRRFVDLMIFLEVDEPTVLARATLRDVPLQGIEVLDRYRRKYLPGQRRYLAAHPPAVHADIIVDNRDHAAPRVLKWPPTTAVEN encoded by the coding sequence ATGGCCGATCTGGAGCTTCTCACCCGGTTGCGGCGGTTGATCGTTCACCGTAAGCCGCCCGATCGGCCGTTGATCGTCGGGATCACCGGTGTCGACACGGCCGGAAAGTCGCGGTTGGCGACCTCACTCGATCGATTGCTCACCGACTCGGGAGGTTCCACCCAACTGATTCATGTGGACGATTTCCATCGGCCTCACTCCGAGCGGGTGCGTCCTGACCTGCCTGAACCGCAACAGTTCTATCGGTACAGCATCGACTTTCCACGATTGTGTCGTGATCTGCTGGAGCCGATACGTCGGCACCGCAGAGTCGATGTTCGGCTACGGCTGCTCGACCACTACACCGACACCTGGAGCATCGATCGCGGCTATCACGTCGAGCCGGCGACGGTGGTGGTCCTGGAGGGGATATTCCTGTTGCGCCCCGAGGTACGTCGGTTCGTCGACCTCATGATCTTCCTGGAGGTGGACGAACCGACGGTGCTGGCCAGAGCCACCCTCAGAGACGTTCCGTTGCAGGGAATCGAGGTACTCGACCGCTATCGTCGCAAGTATCTTCCCGGCCAGCGCCGATATCTGGCGGCCCATCCTCCAGCCGTTCACGCCGACATCATCGTGGACAACCGTGATCACGCGGCACCCCGCGTCCTCAAGTGGCCGCCCACGACGGCAGTCGAGAATTAA
- a CDS encoding alpha/beta fold hydrolase codes for MSTTWASPFRSLIAWHRAVPNSQLAITGNAGHMAQFEHPDIWSQRVAAFLDAA; via the coding sequence GTGAGCACGACATGGGCTTCCCCGTTCAGGTCGCTCATCGCCTGGCACCGTGCGGTTCCCAACAGTCAACTGGCGATCACCGGAAACGCCGGTCACATGGCTCAGTTCGAACATCCCGACATCTGGTCGCAACGAGTGGCCGCGTTCCTCGACGCCGCATAG